One Ignavibacteria bacterium DNA segment encodes these proteins:
- a CDS encoding 1,2-phenylacetyl-CoA epoxidase subunit B: MSEKQSDTEWQLWEVFAQEKTGEPHIHCGSLHAPDAEMALQNARDVYSRRGSVVNLWVVPSKEIHATSPTEAGEFFEPASDKIYRHPQFYTIPKSVKDI; the protein is encoded by the coding sequence ATGTCAGAAAAACAATCAGATACCGAATGGCAACTTTGGGAAGTCTTTGCGCAGGAAAAAACCGGTGAACCGCATATTCACTGCGGAAGTTTGCACGCGCCGGATGCAGAAATGGCGTTACAAAATGCACGTGATGTGTATTCTCGTCGCGGTAGTGTTGTGAATCTTTGGGTTGTTCCGTCGAAAGAAATTCACGCAACATCGCCAACGGAAGCAGGAGAATTTTTTGAACCGGCGAGTGATAAAATATATCGTCATCCGCAGTTTTATACAATTCCGAAATCGGTGAAGGATATTTGA